One Elusimicrobiales bacterium DNA window includes the following coding sequences:
- a CDS encoding ester cyclase yields the protein MNSKKEMLARFVREVWSGGDIEAADKYIAPQYTIHHDPGDPWDGKTLGLAEYKERVRLLRSAFPDQHFDLQGLFEDGNAIAITWLWTATHKGDIPGFPASGRQIKMSGATVYYFENGLLSGHWQITDRLGVYQQLSRR from the coding sequence ATGAACAGCAAAAAAGAAATGCTTGCGCGGTTTGTGCGCGAGGTCTGGAGCGGGGGCGATATTGAGGCGGCGGATAAATATATCGCCCCTCAATACACAATCCATCACGACCCGGGAGACCCCTGGGACGGGAAAACGCTCGGCCTTGCGGAATACAAGGAGCGCGTTCGTCTGCTGCGCTCGGCGTTCCCGGACCAGCATTTTGATCTGCAGGGCCTCTTTGAGGACGGAAACGCCATTGCAATAACCTGGCTCTGGACGGCGACGCACAAGGGCGACATTCCCGGATTTCCGGCGTCCGGCAGGCAAATAAAAATGTCCGGCGCGACGGTTTATTACTTTGAAAACGGCCTTCTTTCCGGCCACTGGCAGATTACCGACCGGCTGGGAGTATACCAGCAGTTG